Proteins encoded by one window of Rhodamnia argentea isolate NSW1041297 chromosome 6, ASM2092103v1, whole genome shotgun sequence:
- the LOC115749445 gene encoding zinc finger protein CONSTANS-LIKE 15: MASPNSRTPGEKSVPCDFCTDRLAVLYCRSDAAKLCLICDHHVHSANLLSRKHLRSQICDNCASAPACARCSTDNLVLCQDCDSDAHSASPVPSSHHRSRIDGFSGCPSPLDLASLWGLDLADEGKGSAHSARDDSQLMQDVISSMEGWVCGANGNGFGFQDLMVPKDAALAAPYPGVVKQGSTGRTNCGRRKQEMHKQLVELLNSDLEDNSDGGGGGGGGGGGDNLVPRTPNRTTAAWPENGEEICGEHRHGSDGVDAVVMDHHEPFQQPPTFTSLLMFPTQRDLEETGRSVVGVGTSNVAGQSTQIWDFNLGRLRSQEEASAVEVGYGESNEGFMIKSYDELMKETSIMTTKMFGDVYQLNGYLLPEDIALYNANSSNLGASQGPATSESNNLPMPRAKAKGSTNSKGYNFADQTLITSGNDMGMAVKTKADLELLAQNRGNAMLRYKEKKKNRRYEKHIRYESRKARADTRKRVKGRFVKASEAP; encoded by the exons ATGGCGAGTCCCAATTCGAGGACGCCCGGCGAGAAGAGCGTCCCCTGCGACTTCTGCACCGACCGGTTGGCCGTCCTCTACTGCCGCAGCGACGCGGCCAAGCTCTGCCTCATCTGCGACCACCACGTCCACTCCGCCAACCTCCTCTCCCGCAAGCACCTCCGCTCCCAGATCTGCGACAACTGCGCCTCCGCCCCCGCCTGCGCCCGCTGCTCCACCGACAACCTCGTCCTCTGCCAGGACTGCGACTCGGACGCCCACTCCGCCTCCCCCGTCCCCTCCTCCCACCATCGCTCCCGGATCGACGGCTTCTCCGGCTGCCCCTCCCCGCTCGACCTCGCCTCCCTCTGGGGCCTCGATTTGGCCGACGAGGGCAAGGGGTCGGCCCACTCCGCCCGGGACGATTCCCAGCTGATGCAAGATGTGATTTCGAGCATGGAGGGTTGGGTGTGCGGGGCCAATGGAAACGGGTTCGGCTTTCAGGACTTGATGGTGCCCAAGGACGCGGCTTTGGCGGCTCCTTACCCCGGCGTCGTCAAGCAGGGATCGACGGGTCGGACGAACTGCGGGAGGCGTAAGCAGGAGATGCACAAGCAGTTGGTGGAGTTGCTGAACAGCGATCTTGAGGATAATTCCGACGGCGGAGGTGGAGgcggagggggagggggaggagataATTTGGTGCCGAGGACGCCAAATAGGACGACGGCCGCGTGGCCGGAGAATGGGGAAGAGATCTGTGGGGAGCATCGACACGGGAGTGATGGGGTTGATGCGGTGGTGATGGATCATCACGAGCCATTTCAACAGCCGCCGACTTTTACTTCTTTGCTGATGTTCCCGACGCAGCGTGATTTGGAGGAGACCGGACGGAGTGTCGTCGGAGTGGGGACTAGTAATGTCGCCGGCCAGAGTACTCAG ATCTGGGATTTCAACTTGGGACGGTTGAGGAGTCAAGAAGAAGCTAGTGCAGTGGAAGTTGGATATGGCGAAAGTAACGAAGGTTTTATGATCAAGAGTTACGATGAACTAATGAAAGAGACATCAATCATGACTACAAAAATGTTTGGGGATGTGTACCAGCTGAATGGATATCTCTTGCCTGAGGATATCGCATTGTACAAT GCCAATTCAAGTAACCTGGGTGCGAGCCAAGGGCCAGCAACATCTGAGAGTAACAACTTACCCATGCCCAGGGCTAAAGCCAAAGGCTCTACTAACTCCAAGGGTTACAATTTTGCGGATCAGACATTGATCACGAGTGGCAATGACATGGGAATGGCGGTGAAGACAAAGGCTGACTTGGAGTTGCTGGCTCAAAACAGAGGCAACGCCATGCTCCGTtacaaggagaagaagaaaaaccggAG ATACGAGAAGCACATAAGGTATGAGTCGAGGAAGGCAAGAGCCGACACCAGGAAGCGAGTCAAGGGTCGGTTCGTGAAGGCTAGCGAAGCCCCTTGA